One Rosa chinensis cultivar Old Blush chromosome 5, RchiOBHm-V2, whole genome shotgun sequence genomic region harbors:
- the LOC112202636 gene encoding LOW QUALITY PROTEIN: G-type lectin S-receptor-like serine/threonine-protein kinase RKS1 (The sequence of the model RefSeq protein was modified relative to this genomic sequence to represent the inferred CDS: inserted 1 base in 1 codon) produces MSSSIEAFIQILLLFLLLPSSICQLHLDALTPDRPIRDGDVLVSNKQIFALGFFSLGNSQHRYAGVWYNKIPEKAFVWVANRDNPVNDSYGVLSINGDGGLVIHGKDLSTPLWSANVTLSSPHNFTAKLLDTGNLVLLEDGSQRVVWEGFDYPSDTLLPSMKIGLNRRSGLEKHLTSWKSKDDPGTGSCTCGINPMGVLQLFLRKGREALWRGGPWTGHRLSGTAGDYNSSIVNNEDEISFAYLDSEITRMVIDESGILQGFTWKDQWIKFYSYPTGWCDSYGQCGPNTNCDPAKDYRLSCTCLPGFESKSPRLSLGEGGCIRKAEASACQNGEGFVKVASVKIPDSSTARVNMSMSLEMCRQKCLMDCSCTAYTSADDRGGGIGCMTWHGDLMDTRIFSDVGQDLYVRVDATSIAQYAKSGGFLSKKARLAISVGSVTVIILLLTLYWLVRMKMKGMRRQNKYSFDLTAGSTYFEEATGGLVPDDSRINSELLLFHLNTVATATNNFSIENKLGEGGFGSIYKGILYDGKEIAVKRLSKFSGQGVEEFKNEVLLIAKLQHRNLVKILGCCFEDEEKILIYEYLPNKSLDCFIFNETRRALLSWTRRFEIILGIARGLLYLHEDSRLRIIHRDLKASNVLLDNSLNPKIADFGMARIFRGEQTEANTNRVVGTYGYMSPEYAMEGLFSIKSDVYSFGVLLLEIITGKXNAGSYEKYPYSNLIGHVWELWKEGRAVEIIDSSIGECYLVSEIIRCIQIALLCVQEFATDRPTMSAVVSMLNNDAALPSPRRPAFLLKTMSPSGDSSSNRGVCSVNGVTCTIVEAR; encoded by the exons ATGAGTTCCAGTATCGAAGCTTTTATCCAGATATtgcttctcttccttcttctccccTCTAGCATTTGCCAGCTTCACCTTGACGCCCTAACGCCAGACCGTCCCATCAGAGACGGCGACGTTTTAGTCTCTAACAAGCAAATCTTTGCACTAGGGTTCTTCAGCCTCGGAAATTCTCAGCACCGCTACGCTGGAGTTTGGTATAACAAGATTCCAGAGAAAGCCTTTGTCTGGGTTGCGAACAGAGACAACCCAGTCAATGATTCCTATGGAGTGCTATCGATCAATGGTGATGGAGGCCTTGTCATACATGGAAAGGACCTAAGTACGCCTCTTTGGTCTGCAAACGTTACTCTCTCTTCACCACACAATTTTACAGCCAAGCTTTTGGATACAGGAAATCTTGTTTTACTTGAGGATGGTAGCCAAAGAGTTGTGTGGGAAGGCTTTGATTACCCCTCAGATACACTGCTTCCCTCTATGAAGATTGGGCTGAACCGGCGGTCCGGGTTGGAGAAGCACCTAACATCTTGGAAATCAAAAGATGACCCGGGAACCGGGAGTTGTACATGTGGGATAAACCCGATGGGGGTTCTGCAGTTGTTTCTGCGCAAGGGTAGAGAAGCACTGTGGCGGGGCGGCCCTTGGACTGGGCACAGATTGAGCGGTACCGCTGGAGACTACAATTCAAGTATTGTCAACAATGAAGACGAGATATCCTTCGCGTATTTGGACTCAGAGATCACAAGGATGGTGATAGATGAATCAGGAATACTTCAAGGGTTCACGTGGAAGGATCAATGGATCAAATTCTACTCCTACCCGACTGGGTGGTGTGATTCCTACGGACAATGCGGTCCAAATACTAACTGTGACCCAGCCAAGGACTATAGGTTGTCTTGCACGTGCCTACCTGGGTTCGAATCCAAATCACCTAGATTGAGTCTTGGTGAGGGTGGGTGCATTAGGAAAGCGGAAGCCTCCGCATGTCAAAATGGAGAAGGGTTCGTGAAGGTGGCGAGTGTAAAAATACCGGACTCGTCTACGGCACGTGTGAACATGAGCATGAGTTTGGAAATGTGCAGACAAAAGTGCTTGATGGATTGTTCTTGCACAGCATACACGAGTGCGGACGACCGGGGCGGTGGGATCGGGTGTATGACATGGCACGGGGACTTGATGGACACGAGGATTTTCTCCGATGTTGGTCAAGATTTATATGTTCGAGTCGATGCAACTTCTATAG CTCAATATGCAAAGTCAGGTGGTTTTCTTAGCAAGAAGGCAAGGCTGGCAATTTCAGTTGGATCTGTTACAGTTATTATTCTCTTACTTACCCTTTATTGGTTGGTAAGGATGAAGATGAAAG GTATGCGTAGGCAAAATAAATATTCATTTGACCTTACTGCTGGGTCAACCTACTTCGAAGAAGCTACTGGTGGATTAGTTCCTGATGATAGTAGAATAAACTCGGAGTTACTATTATTTCATCTAAACACCGTAGCCACCGCCACAAACAATTTCTCCATTGAAAACAAGCTTGGAGAAGGAGGGTTTGGCTCTATTTATAAG gGGATACTTTACGATGGAAAAGAAATAGCCGTAAAAAGACTATCCAAGTTTTCTGGCCAAGGAGTTGAAGAGTTTAAGAATGAAGTTCTTCTGATTGCAAAACTCCAACACAGAAACCTTGTTAAGATTTTAGGTTGTTGTTTTGAAGATGAAGAGAAGATTCTAATCTATGAATACTTACCAAACAAAAGTTTGGACTGTTTCATCTTTA ATGAAACAAGGAGAGCACTTTTAAGTTGGACAAGACGCTTCGAGATTATCTTGGGGATTGCTAGAGGGTTATTATATCTTCATGAAGATTCAAGACTAAGAATTATCCATAGAGATCTAAAGGCCAGCAATGTTCTATTGGATAATTCTTTGAACCCAAAGATTGCAGATTTTGGTATGGCTAGAATATTTAGAGGGGAGCAAACTGAAGCAAATACAAATCGTGTGGTTGGAACATA TGGTTATATGTCACCGGAATATGCAATGGAAGGACTGTTTTCAATAAAGTCTGATGTGTATAGTTTTGGTGTTTTATTGCTAGAAATCATTACTGGCA AGAATGCTGGTTCCTATGAGAAGTATCCATATTCAAATTTGATTGGACAT GTTTGGGAGTTGTGGAAAGAAGGCAGAGCTGTGGAAATCATTGATTCATCTATAGGTGAATGTTACCTTGTTAGTGAAATAATAAGGTGCATTCAAATCGCACTCCTGTGTGTGCAAGAATTTGCGACTGACCGGCCAACCATGTCGGCAGTCGTTTCAATGTTAAATAATGATGCAGCTCTTCCTTCACCGAGACGACCCGCTTTTTTACTGAAGACAATGAGTCCTAGTGGAGACTCATCCAGCAACAGAGGAGTTTGTTCGGTAAACGGTGTCACATGTACAATTGTAGAAGCTCGCTAA